The segment TTACCAAAGATCGCCATCTGGTCTGACCTCCCAATCAAAGGTAATCCCCAGTTGATAATGCAGCAACAAGGTGGAGAACCTTGGGCTTTATCAGAGGAGATTGAAAAACTCTTTGATGTGGAATTTTTACAATCTCCATCAGGATCAATTCCAGATGATATTGATCTCCTAATGCTTCTACATCCTAAAAATCTCTCTGATAAACAACTCTATAAGATTGACCAATACGTGCTGAAGGGTGGCAACCTTTTTATTGCTTTGGATCCGAATGCTAGAGCCGAAGCTGCCACAGGGGGGCAACCTGCACAAAGTTTTGCTAGTGATTTGCCGAGATTACTTGAGAGCTGGGGAGTTCGTTATGATTCAGCCCAAGTAGTTGGGGATCTCCAGCTTGCCACTTCAGTCAACAGTCGGAATGGGGTTTTGAGATTTCCTCCCTGGATCTCACTTGGTGTTAGCCAACTCGACCGCCAGCATCCAATTACAAGTCAATTAGAGCAATTACTTTTTGCTGAGGCGGGGCATTTATCGCCATTGGATAATGCAACGACTACCTTTGAAGCATTGATCAAAACCTCACCAAACAGCGGCCCTATCGATGTGCTTCAACTGCACTTTGGAAGTCCTGAGCAAATCGCCCGCGACATAAAGGTAGATGGTCAACAAAGAACACTTCTGGCCCAAATTCAAGGCACTTTTCAAAGTGCGTTTACTGATGGACCACCTGAAGGAGTAAATGATGAATCCTTAATCAAGGAATCGGCAGTAGTAAGAACCATTTTGTTAGCTTCAGACGTTGACTGGATGACAGACGGTTTTGCAATTCAAAGACTGAACTTGCTCGGTCAAAGTATTGTCCAACCCACCAATGACAATCTGAACCTGGCTTTGAATATCATTGAATATTTAAGCGGAAACGATGCCTTACATGAAATCCGTTCCAGAGGACAATTTCAACGTCCATTCACTCAGGTACTAGCTCTTCAACAAGAGGCCCAAACAAAATACCAACAGGAAGAAAATCAGCTTCAAGCCAGTCTCGATAGAGTCCAAAGTGAGCTAAATAATTTACTTCAGGGTGTTCAGAAAGGTGATAAGGAAATTCTCTTGCCCAAAGAAGTTCAAGATCAAATTGCTAGTTTTCGAGAGCAGGAACGCCAAACCAGGCGTGAACTGCGTGAAGTCAGGAAGATCCTCAGACAAGATATTGAAGAACTTGGTAATAATTTGCTTATGGCAAATCTGTTAATCGTGCCAGGTTTTGTAGGCATCTTAGGTTTTTTAATTTATCGAAGTCGAACAAACGGAGTTAGAACTTAACAAATGACTCTTCAAGGTTTTGAGAAATGAAATGTTTATCGCAATTCCTGATTATATAATGCCAA is part of the SAR324 cluster bacterium genome and harbors:
- a CDS encoding Gldg family protein; translation: MKSWSLNSIFLVLLFVCLIAINTIAYHVPLRIDATTDKLYTISEGSKKILTKLEDPIRIKFYFSVHNEQLPPSLKIYAQRIVELLGEYQTISSGKMTLEVFDPKPDTEEEEWAIRYGIEAPKLPNGDSIFFGATFLQVDQEITIPFFDPRRQEFLEYDITLAIHRVTEVELPKIAIWSDLPIKGNPQLIMQQQGGEPWALSEEIEKLFDVEFLQSPSGSIPDDIDLLMLLHPKNLSDKQLYKIDQYVLKGGNLFIALDPNARAEAATGGQPAQSFASDLPRLLESWGVRYDSAQVVGDLQLATSVNSRNGVLRFPPWISLGVSQLDRQHPITSQLEQLLFAEAGHLSPLDNATTTFEALIKTSPNSGPIDVLQLHFGSPEQIARDIKVDGQQRTLLAQIQGTFQSAFTDGPPEGVNDESLIKESAVVRTILLASDVDWMTDGFAIQRLNLLGQSIVQPTNDNLNLALNIIEYLSGNDALHEIRSRGQFQRPFTQVLALQQEAQTKYQQEENQLQASLDRVQSELNNLLQGVQKGDKEILLPKEVQDQIASFREQERQTRRELREVRKILRQDIEELGNNLLMANLLIVPGFVGILGFLIYRSRTNGVRT